In one window of Saccharomyces paradoxus chromosome VII, complete sequence DNA:
- the MCO32 gene encoding Mco32p (similar to YGR053C), producing the protein MFSKCVSRFGIISLKGIFPRWYSNSQNVANLGQITDYLVDKGVPNLLQKMFEESVLADNIIFRLFPTSHPYIPVLHGKSKYKASLNAMRMIVRKFILGEECRLHISSVKTLTSTSLDRETKSTSQNYNTITCNDKLVIKWQSCVPEDHCKISKLEINDRLKEKKRGNGENSALSMRSVPVIDYILHPTANHLNQGVISEYIENAAEKSVGKSFSTSEDSKVDENKKTDGDSKGNKKKSLSRLIRGTFIFEFNEENSKILVHTIEDVELIHYEKKIATGGAFAC; encoded by the coding sequence ATGTTTTCAAAGTGTGTTTCCAGATTCGGTATAATATCTCTCAAGGGAATATTTCCTCGATGGTATTCGAACTCTCAAAATGTCGCCAATTTGGGGCAAATAACTGATTATTTAGTCGACAAAGGTGTTCCGAATTTGCTACAAAAAATGTTCGAAGAGTCTGTGTTGGCGGataatatcatttttaGGCTATTTCCAACTTCGCATCCATATATTCCAGTGTTGCATGGGAAATCAAAATACAAGGCTTCTTTGAATGCAATGCGAATGATAGTACGAAAGTTCATATTGGGCGAAGAATGTCGCTTGCATATAAGTTCAGTAAAGACCTTAACTTCGACATCACTTGACAGAGAAACCAAAAGTACTTCTCAAAATTATAATACTATAACTTGTAATGATAAACTGGTAATCAAATGGCAAAGTTGCGTACCAGAGGATCATTgcaaaatttccaaattagAGATTAATGACAGATTAAAGGAGAAGAAACGAGGGAATGGAGAAAATAGTGCATTGTCAATGAGATCGGTACCGGTCATAGACTACATTTTACACCCTACGGCCAATCATTTGAACCAAGGTGTGATTTCTGAATACATTGAGAATGCAGCGGAAAAGTCAGTAGGAAAAAGTTTCAGCACAAGTGAAGATTCTAAAGTAGatgaaaacaagaaaactgaTGGCGATAGTAAAGggaataaaaagaaaagcttgTCAAGGTTGATTAGAGGAACGTttatatttgaatttaatgaagaaaattctaaaaTTCTGGTTCATACCATTGAAGACGTTGAATTAATCCATTAcgagaagaaaattgcCACTGGAGGTGCCTTTGCATGTTAA
- the MUP1 gene encoding Mup1p (High affinity methionine permease~similar to YGR055W): MSEGRTFLSQLNVFNKENYQFPSSTTKKEVSNSTVDADNDASDFEAGQQFATELDQGEKQLGILSCIGLICNRMLGTGVFAVSSTIYTLCGSVGLALIMWAVGAIIAISGLYVYMEFGTAIPKNGGEKNYLEAIFRKPKFFITCMYAAYIFFLGWAAGNSINTAIMFLTAADTEVTKWNQRGIGVAVVFFAFLINSLNVKIGLYLQNILGIFKVGIVIFISITGWVALGGGLKDGYQSHNFRNAFEGTETATAYGIVNALYSVIWSFVGYSNVNYALGEVKNPVRTLKIAGPTSMVFLAIVYIFVNIAYFAVVPKDKLISSKLILAADFFDIVFGGQAKRAAAALVGLSALGNVLSVIFSQGRIIQQLGREGVLPFSNFFASSKPFNSPMVGLFQHFIVCTVTILAPPPGDAYLLVQNLISYPMNIINFAISAGLLWIYWQRRQGKIEWNPPIKAGVFVTGFFTLSNLYLIIAPYVPPSDGESVYSSMPYWIHCVIAWGIFSIGGIYYLVWAQLLPKWGHYKLVSKDVLGEDGFWRVKIAKVYDNTIGDVDTQEDGVVETNIIEHYKSEQEKSL; encoded by the coding sequence ATGTCGGAAGGAAGAACATTTCTCTCACAGTTGAACGTCTTCAACAAGGAAAACTACCAGTTTCCCTCTTCTACAACTAAAAAGGAAGTGAGTAACTCAACGGTAGACGCTGACAATGATGCCTCTGATTTTGAGGCAGGCCAGCAGTTTGCTACAGAGTTGGACCAAGGTGAAAAGCAATTAGGTATTTTATCATGTATCGGGCTTATCTGTAATAGAATGCTTGGTACAGGTGTTTTCGCCGTCTCCTCGACAATTTACACACTATGTGGGTCTGTTGGGCTTGCATTAATTATGTGGGCTGTCGGTGCCATCATTGCCATTTCTGGgttatatgtatatatggAATTCGGAACAGCTATACCGAAAAAtggtggtgaaaaaaaCTATCTAGAGGCCATTTTCAGGAAACCtaaattcttcattacTTGTATGTATGCTGCATACATCTTCTTCCTAGGCTGGGCCGCTGGTAATTCCATCAATACGGCTATTATGTTTTTAACCGCAGCTGATACTGAGGTGACTAAATGGAATCAAAGAGGTATTGGTGTGGCTGTCGTGTTCTTCGCATTTCTAATCAATTCTCTAAATGTTAAGATTGGCCTATACctgcaaaatattttgggtattttcaaagttggtattgtcattttcatctCTATTACCGGTTGGGTTGCACTTGGTGGTGGTCTCAAAGATGGTTATCAATCTCACAACTTTCGTAATGCTTTTGAAGGTACCGAAACCGCCACTGCTTACGGTATTGTTAACGCCTTATATAGTGTTATTTGGTCATTTGTTGGTTACTCCAATGTTAACTATGCACTTGGTGAAGTTAAGAACCCTGTGAGAACTTTGAAGATTGCTGGTCCTACATCGATGGTTTTCTTGGCGATAGTTTAcatttttgtaaatattgCTTACTTCGCTGTGGTGCCAAAGGATAAgctgatttcttcaaaattgaTTTTAGCTGCAGACTTCTTTGATATTGTGTTCGGTGGTCAAGCCAAGAGAGCAGCAGCCGCATTGGTTGGGCTAAGTGCTTTAGGAAATGTTCTTtctgtcattttttctcaagGTAGAATCATTCAACAGTTGGGGCGTGAAGGTGTGTTGCCCTTTTCTAACTTCTTTGCCTCTTCTAAACCATTCAACTCCCCAATGGTTGGTTTATTTCAACATTTTATTGTCTGTACAGTGACCATTTTAGCCCCACCTCCAGGTGATGCATATTTGTTGGTTCAAAACTTGATTTCCTATCCAATGAACATCATCAATTTTGCGATCAGCGCTGGTTTGCTTTGGATATACTGGCAACGTAGACAAGGTAAAATTGAATGGAACCCACCAATTAAGGCCGGTGTTTTCGTTACAGGATTTTTCACATTATCCAACCTATACCTGATTATTGCTCCTTACGTTCCACCTTCAGACGGCGAGTCAGTGTATTCAAGCATGCCATACTGGATCCACTGTGTGATTGCCTGGGGTATTTTCTCCATTGGTGGTATCTACTACCTTGTTTGGGCCCAATTATTGCCAAAATGGGGCCACTACAAATTGGTTTCCAAGGATGTGCTTGGTGAAGATGGATTCTGGAGGGTCAAAATTGCCAAAGTTTATGATAATACTATTGGCGATGTCGATACGCAAGAAGATGGTGTTGTTGAAACGAATATAATAGAACATTACAAAagtgaacaagaaaaatcaCTGTAG
- a CDS encoding translation initiation factor 2A (Eukaryotic initiation factor (eIF) 2A~similar to YGR054W) has translation MSSQFFLKTSQDIELFQSYPTFEQSNTNAKDFPVISSVLSPCGRFLALSTKENVKVFTGPCLDNVLLTMKLADVYDLHFSPAGNYLSTWERASIQDPNHKNVKVWYLNKPFKKDCVSEEIVPAYEYQAKSQSGWFLQFSKLDNYALRLFKHDLKIVKLSSANAENFDFQSPFAVLSDSETSQHFTTYLISPAEHPTICTFTPEKGGKPAQLTIWALSEGEITKKIASKTFFKADSCQLKWNPLGNAILCLAITDFDSSNKSYYGENTLYLLSFQGVNGTLGGNSVRVSLTTGPVHDFTWSPTSRQFGVIAGYMPATISFFDLRGNVVHSLPQQAKNTMLFSPSGHYILIAGFGNLQGSVEILDRLDKFKCVSKFDATNTSVCKWSPGGEFIMTATTSPRLRVDNGVKIWHVSGSLVFVKEFKELLKVDWRSPCNYKTLENKDEDFFEDHVINNWEPLSDSNTSSLDPKISSKSELQIHSSVQEYISQHPSREASSNGNGSKAKTGGAYKPPHARRTGGGRIVPGVPPGAGKKTVPGLVPGMTANKDANTKNRRRRANKKSSETSPDSTPAPSAPVTTNAPTPNKETSPEEKKIRSLLKKLRAIETLKERQAVGDKLEDTQILKIQTEEKVLKDLEKLGWKDE, from the coding sequence ATGTCATCTCAGTTTTTCCTAAAAACATCTCAAGATATAGAGCTCTTCCAAAGCTACCCTACTTTTGAACAATCCAACACAAACGCCAAGGATTTCCCTGTCATTTCTTCGGTTTTATCGCCATGTGGCAGATTTTTGGCTTTATCTACGAAGGAGAACGTTAAAGTCTTCACAGGTCCATGCTTAGATAATGTTCTATTAACAATGAAGTTGGCTGATGTGTATGATCTGCATTTCTCTCCCGCAGGTAACTATTTGAGCACTTGGGAGAGGGCGTCTATACAGGACCCAAATCACAAGAACGTTAAAGTTTGGTACTTGAATAAACCATTCAAGAAAGACTGTGTTTCGGAAGAAATAGTCCCTGCTTATGAATACCAAGCCAAATCACAAAGCGGTTGGTTTTTacaattttccaaattagACAATTACGCACTAAGGCTTTTCAAACACGACTTGAAGATTGTTAAATTGAGCTCCGCCAATGCCGAAAATTTCGACTTCCAATCGCCATTTGCTGTCTTGTCTGATAGTGAAACATCCCAACATTTCACCACTTATCTAATCTCTCCAGCAGAACATCCAACAATTTGTACTTTCACACCAGAAAAGGGTGGTAAGCCGGCCCAATTAACCATATGGGCCCTCTCTGAAGGTGAAATTACCAAGAAGATTGCCTCCAAAACTTTCTTTAAAGCCGATTCCTGCCAGCTGAAGTGGAATCCGTTAGGCAATGctattttatgtttagcTATTACTGATTTTGATTCCTCAAATAAATCATATTATGGTGAAAACACACTATACTTACTCTCTTTTCAAGGTGTGAACGGCACTTTAGGTGGTAACTCCGTACGTGTTTCTTTAACCACTGGCCCTGTCCACGATTTTACTTGGTCGCCAACTTCAAGGCAATTCGGTGTCATTGCTGGTTATATGCCAGCAaccatttccttttttgatttgaGAGGTAATGTCGTCCACTCCTTACCTCAACAAGCCAAAAACACTATGCTTTTCTCTCCTTCTGGTCATTATATCCTTATCGCCGGGTTTGGTAATTTGCAGGGCTCCGTGGAAATCCTGGATCGTCTTGACAAGTTCAAATGTGTGAGTAAGTTTGACGCTACCAACACTTCTGTTTGCAAATGGTCGCCGGGCGGAGAATTTATCATGACAGCTACCACTTCACCAAGATTGAGAGTGGATAACGGTGTCAAAATATGGCATGTATCGGGCTCTTTAGTATTTGTTAAAGAGTTTAAGGAGCTTTTGAAAGTGGACTGGAGGTCACCATGTAATTATaaaactttggaaaacaaagatgaagattttttcgaGGACCATGTCATTAACAATTGGGAACCGCTATCTGATTCGAACACATCTTCACTTGATCCTAAAATATCCAGTAAATCTGAATTGCAAATACATTCTAGTGTTCAAGAGTACATAAGCCAACACCCAAGCAGAGAAGCAAGCTCCAACGGAAACGGATCTAAAGCCAAAACTGGAGGCGCTTATAAACCGCCCCACGCAAGAAGAACGGGCGGTGGACGTATTGTTCCAGGGGTTCCTCCTGGTGCAGGCAAAAAGACCGTTCCAGGGCTAGTCCCAGGCATGACTGCCAACAAGGATGCCAACACTAagaacagaagaagaagagccAATAAGAAGTCAAGCGAAACATCACCTGATTCTACTCCAGCGCCATCTGCTCCTGTCACTACAAATGCCCCAACACCCAATAAGGAAACCTCTCCAgaggagaagaaaataagatcattattgaagaaattgaggGCTATCGAAACCTTGAAAGAAAGACAAGCCGTCGGTGACAAATTAGAAGATACgcaaattttaaaaatccAAACTGAAGAGAAAGTTTTaaaagatttggaaaagttgGGTTGGAAGGATGAATAA
- the FMP48 gene encoding protein kinase FMP48 (similar to YGR052W), with product MYTKLRSIQSGTFSTVYKAWSTKHNRYVALKITPKYKTSEANMKNEYDVMKVLSSCNPHPNICSMLDFYTDDLYYIMVLEYCECGDLYDFLDIAKSQGSPSSPSLIQIDMQKIIKQLCSAISFAHSLGIAHRDIKPENVLLTINGDIKLADWGHAIQSPKSNDFQIGTDNYRAPETFSGRVSNSCLQKKSDRSSAPLYNTYQADYWSLGATIFYLMFGDCLFRVSKSKKVQHLKNFDEFEEDPFAFIYRKYVVPRLACGCNDEEDLHVSLQHTRQYVWQDLPDIYDVFHLCKIMVDTLLRVSNAKERSMENFINKVDSAWNKDTSMDSCFSYQSKIDLFWEQWSVNTETIPANFQLKNFEKPCLVQDSK from the coding sequence atgtatacAAAACTAAGATCTATACAATCAGGAACGTTTAGCACAGTTTATAAAGCATGGAGTACAAAGCATAACCGCTATGTCGCTTTAAAGATCACTCCTAAATACAAAACTTCAGAAGCCAACATGAAGAACGAGTATGATGTCATGAAGGTGTTGAGTTCTTGCAACCCCCACCCCAATATCTGTTCAATGCTCGATTTTTACACTGATGATTTGTACTACATCATGGTGTTAGAGTACTGCGAGTGCGGTGACCTTTATGACTTTCTAGATATTGCTAAAAGTCAAGGTAGCCCATCGTCTCCATCTCTCATTCAAATTGATATgcaaaagataataaaacAGTTGTGTTCAGCAATCAGCTTCGCTCACAGCTTGGGCATTGCCCATCGTGATATCAAACCAGAAAATGTTCTGCTAACGATCAACGGTGACATCAAGTTAGCTGACTGGGGCCATGCTATCCAATCCCCTAAGTCCAACGACTTCCAAATCGGTACTGATAATTACAGAGCACCAGAAACTTTCTCGGGCCGCGTCAGCAACTCTTGCCTTCAGAAGAAGTCGGATCGGTCATCGGCTCCATTGTATAACACATATCAAGCTGACTACTGGTCACTTGGTGCCACCATATTTTACCTGATGTTCGGGGATTGCCTTTTCAGagtttccaaatcaaaGAAGGTTCAGCAtctaaaaaattttgatgagTTCGAGGAGGATCCATTTGCATTCATTTACAGGAAATACGTGGTGCCAAGGCTCGCCTGTGGCTgcaatgatgaagaagaccTACACGTAAGCCTACAGCATACAAGGCAGTACGTTTGGCAAGATCTGCCTGACATTTATGATGTTTTCCATTTATGCAAGATTATGGTTGACACCTTATTAAGAGTATCTAATGCTAAAGAGAGATCAATGGAGAATTTCATTAACAAAGTTGATTCTGCATGGAACAAAGACACTTCTATGGACAGCTGCTTTTCTTACCAAAGTAAGATTGATCTATTTTGGGAACAGTGGTCTGTAAACACGGAGACAATACCGGCAAACttccaattgaaaaattttgagaaacCTTGCCTAGTCCAAGATagcaaataa